The DNA window gaaaaaaacgagtctttaaaacaaagtaaaagatttttttaaataaataaagtcattgcCTTTATACAAGACAGAGTATGTAGTGCAAGACTCCAGCATAAAGATGAAATTGTCCAATATTTTAAGTCTCTAAACTTATTCTATTGTATATTGTTCCTGTTtctattcaaaataataataaaaaacttgctttcttttaagttttttttttgtacatttaataatattattttgttttaattaacagATACATtccaaacacacatacacaatgcAGAAATTGTTCACTGATTaatgtttgtaacaaaaatatttgtgaaaaccTCATTAACAAAAGAGTTATAAGGTTATATATTGGCAAGAACAGAATTTGTAGTAGTAGTTATTCATATTAAATAACTTCAGTACTTGAAGTAACAGCCTTTTAGTTAATATCTTTAACTATTACACCtacaagtttaattattttacatataaaaataaatattttaccttggtAGATTAATCAAACAATCTTACCATTTCTCTCAGTAATCCATTCTGGCTTCTTACTTCCTGACCAATATCTATAGAAAgctagaaaaatatcacatatcagCTGTTAATACTTTATACAAAATTCAAGTGTACATAGTACAAAAGGACATTAAATAGAACCCTACTGATAATTTTCAGACTAGATCCTAAATCCAAAGCTTTACCAACAAAATCTCCATCAGTTTCTTTCTCCATCTTAAATATCACCATTACTCTAGATATTTAGATACAGAGCTTTAAACATGTTGGTTGTAAAATAGGTGTTAATGATAAATGAAATTCCATGAATAAGAAGGGCAACCATTATCTGGTAAGGTTGATATACCTTCATCAAACTGATTGTTTTAAAAGTGTCAAGGCTATATAATAATCAGTAAATACAAATGATTATCATTTTCACATGAATAAAAACCATTAGTTTACTACAAATATAGCTCCCCctctgtattttaataatttaattataaaaagaagAAATCCTAAATAtaggaatttaaaatattttaaaaacaaacatattcttaCATAGTTAGAAAATATAGGTTAGCTATTGAAATATTCATGAAACTTACTGATTTAAGAGCAGTGATTTTAGTCTTAAGTCCTTCAACCATCTGTTCATTTTCTTCTTCCACAGCATCTCGAGAGTACTGTGATCCATCTTCATTCaagaaatacaatttaaataataaaatatttgtattttatattttttataaaaatgattctaaaaaccaaaatatttgcaaacaaattatacaaacattttaataaacttctaaCGATAGGCCTGatatgaataaatcattaaaactcttataagaaaaaaaagGTGACCGATGTTTTAGTCAATGAAACCTGTAGCTGACCACATGATTAACCTagtagtttttatacatttatttgaaGTTTCAGAATTCATCTTGAAGTAGCTGTATTAGTTAGTTattagttttacttataactaagaagtcatacatacatacacacctTATCTTATAGAAACTTACTAGTCTTTGTCATAGCTTGTAGCCTATATTACATCCTCAGTCTAATTATAAGTtagtaactttttattttgtatgtggtcatctagttattattattaattactaaaatgATTGCTATTTCATCCCCCACaccttaacataaatattttctcacaaaatgattaatatttatctacaataCTTCATGTAATAATGTAAGTACATCTTTTTCACTCATATTTTAAAGTACTGATTATTTAACAAGTTAACCAACTTTGAAGTACTCAACTGAATAAATCATAAATCCTTTCAGATAATCAAAAACCACAAGCCTTTCTGTACCACATCTAATATCTATTTTTATCTTCTGTGCAATAAATTGGATCTTACTAGTATAATAAAACCACACAAAGGGCATGAAGCACAAACTTATCCTCTTATACAATCACTTTTATTAGTACAGTTGGTCATTCGATAGTAGTGAAAATTAGGATGTTATAATTGTAAGAGAATAATGCTGcttattatatagatttacataggattgaaaaaaatgtataactaTTAATTGTAAAGATACACCAGTCTAATGAATGCTTCAATGTGCAACTTAACATTGATTGCACTGTTACTAGTACAGAAATGTCTATAAAATGCCTTGCTACAATAACAAGTATAGTGGGATTTGACAGCAGGTTACTCAATATTTCATTAGTGCCCTACATGATATTAAGTATGTAACTATGACACTGAATAAAATTCATAACAACCCAATTTTTTGCTATGATCTTCAGCAATTTGCTTTTAGAATACTCTAAAAATGAAACAAGGCAATCTAATTTGATAAGTAATCATACACAGATATAATTCATTCAGTTTTGACTGTAATGTTAAAATGATATAAAGATAACCGTGTACATTTGCAGAATGTGTTTGAACAAGCATGCTTTTGAGTTCATATAGAGTGAATATATCATAGTGGGATTACACAACAAGTAACTAAATActcttataagaaaataaaaatattaacaacactCATAAATTTCAAGAATATAAGAAATCAAAAGCTTGTTAAaagtacttataaaaatatatgtacattctttttaaattttgtttgtttgataagaTAAGTTAAGAAACAGTAAATTTGACATAACATTTAAGAGAAGACAAAAATGGCCTACTGGCTCATCAAAGATATTCCAGAAGTAGAACCAAAGTGAAACATGATAAATTAAGAAACAGTAAGTTTGACATAACATTTGAGAGAAGACAAAAATGGCCTACTGGCCCATCAAAGATGTTCCATccacataaaaataacttaagtacAGTGTTTATCAATTAAATATTTCTCAAGCCTTCTCATAAATTTACTGCATCAACTGAGGAAGATGGCAGTTAAGTAACTATTACAGAACTATTAAGGTAAagacttttagttttatttgatgTCACTTTGCAATAAATTATTCACATAAAGAGTGGAGATTGGGAGTATTCTAAACTGCAGAAATACAGGATGGTTTATTTCTTCCACAAGGTCACTTTCAATATTCGGTGAGGACATTTCCTTACTGGAcatcttataatatttaaaaggGTGAAGGTTGAGAACTTTACAAATGGAGAAATTTTGGGTGGTTTACTTCTTttttaaggttgtttttataCTTAAGTATTAAAGGTTGCTTTCTtcccacaactggctgcagacagtgagaaCTAAAATGTTGTGGGTTCAAGTAGTGAGCTCCTAACCCTCAACTTATTCTTCACAGCTGCTGTCTATTTTGACATCTATGTTTGGATCTTGTCTGATAGATGGAACATCCCCAACAAATTTGAAAGCTGGgacaaacatttttcattataagttaACAATGATGATAAGGACTAGTAACAGAACAATTCTTTTTAGTCTCTGTGAACGTTTTtgattcaaattaattttattattattatatagtgactaTTTGACCACCAAATTACAATTAACATATCTAACAGTATTAGAATTATCAgcatatatagacacacatagtgCACTTTGCATCACAGTAATTGTTAGGAAAAACCAAATTAAAGATAAGTTACATAGCTGACAATTATCAGATTAATtctattaatgtttaatatagttattataatttgttccatacatatatgttacataaatgtatttatgCATCACAATTTAACAGTATTTAAATCTTTAGGTCTCACTTTTATTAGACTATGATAGAAAGAAGTTGCCCAACACTCAAAAGTTGTATTTTCAAACTAGCTATGTGAACTCATTAGCTAATATATACTGTTCATTTATCCTAAATATCAGTTCTACTTATTTATGTAGAAAACGTTTTCTAACAATACATATTCACATTGTGCTTTATCTTAtggaaattactttaaaaattcaaTATCAATAAGTTCAGACTAATGAAACGTGTAAGGAAACAAATCAACTAGTTTCCTCAACAACTGCAGTTTATGACAGACTGTTATACACATTATCACCAGTATTATATTCACCATATGTACTTTCAGTTATCTGTAATCTCTTAAAATTCAGTTTATTATGATCAACCATAACCTGCTTATAAACATGTAACTGTGAATTCTTTTCTGTTTCTACATTAAAATGAAAGagttcatataatattttatttcataaatcacAAACTTGTgaaatcatttttctttttctatgttttgttatgtttattaaaacaccaaTACTTCCTATTAAAATGTAGAGTGCTTAAATTACTTTGTATCAGACTAAATGCAGCAAACTGAGAGCAAGGCCTAAATTTATGTATTAGTGCTATTACTGACCTTTCTGTCAGTTTTACATGCACCTCTTAGGTTGCatccatacatatatatataaaacatgtttataggGTGAGAAAATATCCTCAGATAACACtaacataaaaatgtacaattttcGATGTAAACATTTTCTGAAGTGGCATGCCTTTGGATCTTCAGTGTGGCTTCCACTCTCATTTCCTAAATTCCTTTTCCC is part of the Tachypleus tridentatus isolate NWPU-2018 chromosome 4, ASM421037v1, whole genome shotgun sequence genome and encodes:
- the LOC143249588 gene encoding uncharacterized protein LOC143249588 isoform X1; this translates as MRVEATLKIQRHATSENVYIENCTFLYGSQYSRDAVEEENEQMVEGLKTKITALKSLSIDIGQEVRSQNGLLREMDGDFDSVGGILSSAMGRLGKLSKAGHNRYIFYLLLFSFFVFFVIYLILKFR